The following proteins are co-located in the Nocardioides piscis genome:
- a CDS encoding GNAT family N-acetyltransferase, translated as MDESNFVDLNTLKAAVYQAGSPEPLERFFSGGEELRTIGYLAYDAADMACAYYGIFPMHVTRGSSRKLAAQSGSTMTHPHHQGRGLFKTLAAQTFATARQSQIEFVFGFPNRNSYPGFVRSLGWEHRRTMTNYLIPVRTLPFNMARRHSSGVTAWQAKVLRKRSDVFSPTEIQAPHYSSGRGGAVRDAAYLHLRKSGLYAISGLNWACYFKIGRWMEVGDLIATSDSIDDALSELKGLAGQLGTSLISVHTAPGSHLDRLLWLRARAKTGLPYCHLSLNSPEDPDNYDFARIDYDTY; from the coding sequence TTGGACGAGTCCAACTTCGTCGACTTGAACACACTCAAGGCAGCAGTTTACCAAGCCGGGTCTCCTGAACCTCTAGAGCGCTTCTTCAGCGGTGGCGAAGAGCTTCGCACGATTGGCTACCTTGCTTACGATGCCGCGGATATGGCCTGCGCCTACTATGGAATCTTCCCCATGCACGTCACAAGAGGTTCGAGCCGCAAGTTGGCGGCCCAGAGCGGGTCGACGATGACCCATCCTCACCATCAGGGAAGAGGTCTCTTCAAGACACTCGCGGCGCAAACCTTTGCCACCGCCCGACAATCTCAGATAGAATTTGTTTTTGGATTCCCGAATCGTAACTCCTACCCAGGTTTTGTTCGAAGCCTCGGATGGGAACACCGGCGGACGATGACGAACTACCTGATTCCAGTTCGCACGCTTCCTTTCAACATGGCACGCCGCCATAGTTCAGGAGTCACAGCATGGCAAGCGAAAGTCCTGCGCAAACGGAGCGACGTCTTCTCCCCGACGGAGATACAGGCGCCGCATTACAGTTCGGGAAGAGGCGGGGCTGTCCGCGATGCAGCCTATCTTCATTTGAGGAAGAGCGGGCTCTACGCGATATCAGGTCTCAATTGGGCCTGCTATTTCAAAATCGGCCGGTGGATGGAGGTCGGCGACCTAATAGCAACTTCTGATTCGATAGACGATGCTCTCAGCGAGTTGAAGGGCCTGGCTGGTCAGTTGGGTACGAGTCTCATTAGCGTGCACACCGCTCCGGGCAGCCACCTTGATCGACTACTTTGGCTGAGAGCTCGCGCAAAGACCGGGCTGCCGTATTGCCACCTCTCTCTAAACTCACCCGAGGACCCCGATAATTACGACTTCGCTAGGATTGACTATGACACCTATTAA
- a CDS encoding IS3 family transposase, producing MSRFLFVSEHHDTYGVKRLCQVLGVSRSGYYAWTMRGPSAHAERDLELAAVVCEVHSRSRRTYGAPRVHAELGRLGHRTGRKRVARLMREYGLVGAHSRRKWRTGKPNTAWAPDLVERDFNPAVRDRVWAADVTQFRTDEGWLHFAGVIDLYSRRVIGWAMGNSPDADLVIDALVMAFERRRPDQKPIHHADRGAAYTSLAFGQQLERLGIAASFGSTGDAYDNAAVESTWSVLKRELAWIHGQHAWRTRALLRSAIFDYVEGFYNTTRIKQRLGYRSPAEFEQEAIA from the coding sequence GTGAGCCGCTTCCTGTTCGTCTCCGAGCATCACGACACCTACGGGGTGAAGCGGCTGTGCCAAGTTCTCGGTGTTTCTCGATCCGGCTACTACGCCTGGACCATGCGCGGCCCTTCGGCGCACGCCGAGCGTGACCTCGAGTTGGCAGCAGTGGTCTGCGAGGTTCACAGCCGCTCCCGGCGGACCTACGGAGCACCACGTGTTCATGCCGAGCTCGGCCGTCTTGGACACCGCACCGGTCGGAAGCGGGTCGCCCGCCTCATGCGTGAGTACGGCCTCGTGGGGGCGCACTCACGCCGCAAGTGGCGCACCGGCAAGCCGAACACTGCCTGGGCACCCGATCTCGTCGAGCGGGACTTCAACCCCGCCGTTCGCGACCGGGTCTGGGCCGCTGACGTCACCCAGTTCCGCACCGACGAAGGCTGGCTCCACTTCGCCGGAGTCATCGACCTCTACTCCCGTCGAGTCATCGGCTGGGCCATGGGCAACAGCCCCGACGCTGACCTCGTCATCGACGCCCTCGTGATGGCCTTCGAACGCCGCCGGCCCGACCAGAAGCCGATCCACCACGCCGACCGCGGCGCCGCCTACACCTCGCTCGCCTTCGGGCAGCAGCTCGAGCGGCTCGGGATCGCCGCCTCGTTCGGGTCGACCGGGGACGCCTACGACAACGCCGCCGTCGAGTCGACCTGGTCGGTCCTCAAGCGCGAACTCGCCTGGATCCACGGCCAACACGCATGGCGAACTCGGGCCCTGCTGCGCTCGGCGATCTTCGACTACGTCGAGGGCTTCTACAACACCACCCGAATCAAGCAGCGGCTCGGATACCGTTCACCCGCAGAGTTCGAGCAAGAGGCAATCGCCTAA
- a CDS encoding YveK family protein: MDLKDYWLTLRRRWRIVVASLGVVVAIAAILSFTATPQFESSTRLFVSTSQADDSTTFAGGAYATQRVTSYADLVGSRELAERVVEALDADLDPADLPSMVTATVVPETVLLEITVTNPESEVARDLAQSYAEELQDLVDELETPEGKREAPIKATIVDDAQETSDPVSPDPVRNLALAAVLGLLLGLGLAVARELLDTSIRANTDVTDVTDAPILANIVADDAAMLPRARPSRRRRRGPSRSGCCAPTCNMSRSTRTRRSS; encoded by the coding sequence ATGGACCTGAAGGACTATTGGCTGACCCTCCGACGCAGGTGGCGCATCGTCGTGGCCAGTCTTGGCGTCGTCGTGGCCATCGCCGCCATCCTCTCGTTCACCGCGACGCCGCAATTCGAGTCCTCGACGAGGTTGTTCGTGTCCACGAGCCAGGCGGACGACAGCACGACCTTCGCGGGCGGGGCCTATGCAACGCAGCGTGTCACCTCCTATGCCGACCTCGTCGGCAGCCGGGAGCTGGCCGAGCGGGTCGTCGAGGCCCTCGACGCCGATCTCGATCCCGCCGACCTTCCGAGCATGGTCACCGCGACCGTGGTGCCTGAGACCGTCCTGCTCGAGATCACCGTCACCAACCCCGAGTCCGAGGTGGCCCGTGATCTTGCGCAGTCCTATGCGGAGGAGCTCCAAGACCTCGTCGACGAGCTCGAGACACCCGAAGGCAAGCGTGAGGCACCGATCAAGGCGACGATCGTCGATGACGCGCAGGAGACCAGCGACCCGGTGTCGCCCGATCCCGTTCGCAACCTCGCCCTGGCGGCCGTGCTGGGCCTGTTGCTGGGTCTCGGCCTGGCCGTGGCCCGCGAGCTGCTCGACACCTCGATCCGGGCCAACACAGACGTCACCGACGTCACCGACGCGCCGATCCTGGCCAACATCGTGGCGGACGACGCCGCCATGCTCCCCCGAGCGAGACCCTCAAGAAGGCGACGCCGTGGGCCGAGTCGTTCCGGGTGCTGCGCACCAACATGCAATATGTCGAGATCGACGAGGACCAGAAGGTCATCGTGA
- a CDS encoding polysaccharide biosynthesis protein, which translates to MIDLFSKLRRRRAALVAAYDLSMWVVAFVLCALIRYDGVAQPSWSLLLVTALGAGAVYVFVARGFLVHQGRAKVASLDEFVLIGTAAATTGVIVTLANLLPILVARSVPMGATVFFMVLATSGRAVWRVLKEKDEKSLQVEGGRRVLLIGAGEAAQELVRSMVRDPQHEWRPVGMLDDDPHKRRLRVRGVPVLGATEELADAVARYDASTVVIAIPSASADVIARLRLAAVAAGAEVKVLPATSQLLTDHVGIRDIRDINLTDVLGRNQLDTDIGAIAGYLTGRRVLVTGAGGSIGSELCRQISRFDPAELMMLDRDESALHAVQLSIHGRALLDSNEVILNDIRDLTALRAIFERRRPEVVFHAAALKHLPMLEQYPDEAVKSNVVGTFNVLEAARSTGVERFVNISTDKAANPASVLGYSKRVAERLTTTFAELADGTYLSVRFGNVLGSRGSVLTSFAKQIAAGGPVTVTDPDVTRYFMTIEEACQLVVQAGAIGRDGEALVLDMGAPIRIVDVARQLIRQSGQQVDIEFTGLRPGEKLHEELFADDEPQDVRPSHPLVSHVPVPRLEVDTALALPRAGEPLDITRALAGLCLQGDIVPEVVG; encoded by the coding sequence ATGATCGATCTTTTCTCGAAGCTGCGGCGTCGTCGCGCAGCGCTGGTGGCTGCGTATGACCTGTCGATGTGGGTCGTCGCCTTCGTGCTGTGCGCGCTGATCCGCTATGACGGAGTGGCGCAACCCTCGTGGTCGCTGCTGCTGGTGACCGCCCTCGGCGCGGGCGCCGTCTATGTGTTCGTGGCACGGGGCTTCCTCGTGCACCAGGGCCGGGCCAAGGTGGCCAGCCTGGACGAGTTCGTGCTGATCGGAACGGCCGCGGCGACCACCGGCGTCATCGTCACGCTCGCCAACCTGCTGCCCATCCTGGTCGCGCGCAGCGTCCCGATGGGCGCGACCGTCTTCTTCATGGTGCTGGCCACCTCTGGTCGAGCCGTATGGCGCGTGCTGAAGGAGAAGGACGAGAAGTCGCTCCAGGTCGAGGGAGGCCGCCGGGTGTTGCTCATCGGCGCCGGGGAAGCGGCCCAGGAGCTGGTTCGCTCGATGGTGCGCGATCCTCAGCACGAGTGGCGCCCGGTCGGCATGCTGGACGACGACCCGCACAAGCGTCGCTTGCGCGTCCGGGGCGTGCCCGTGCTGGGGGCGACCGAGGAGCTTGCTGATGCAGTGGCGCGCTATGACGCCTCCACCGTCGTGATCGCCATACCGAGCGCGTCGGCCGACGTCATCGCCCGGCTGCGGCTCGCGGCCGTCGCGGCGGGGGCTGAGGTCAAGGTCCTCCCCGCGACCTCGCAGCTGCTGACCGACCACGTCGGGATCCGCGACATCCGCGACATCAACCTCACCGACGTGCTCGGCCGCAACCAGCTCGACACCGACATCGGCGCCATCGCCGGCTATCTCACCGGCCGGCGGGTGCTCGTGACCGGCGCCGGTGGCTCGATCGGCTCCGAGCTGTGTCGTCAGATCAGCCGGTTCGACCCCGCAGAGCTGATGATGCTGGACCGGGACGAGTCGGCGCTGCACGCTGTGCAGCTGTCCATCCACGGACGCGCCCTGCTCGACTCCAACGAGGTCATCCTCAACGACATCCGCGACCTGACGGCACTGCGCGCAATCTTCGAGCGGCGCCGACCCGAGGTCGTCTTCCACGCGGCGGCCCTCAAGCACCTGCCGATGCTCGAGCAATATCCCGACGAGGCGGTCAAGAGCAACGTCGTGGGGACGTTCAACGTCCTCGAGGCAGCTCGCAGCACGGGGGTCGAACGCTTCGTCAACATCTCGACCGACAAGGCCGCCAACCCCGCGAGCGTGCTGGGCTATTCGAAGCGGGTCGCCGAACGCCTCACCACCACCTTCGCCGAGCTCGCTGACGGCACCTATCTCTCGGTCCGCTTCGGCAACGTCCTCGGGTCGAGGGGATCGGTGCTCACCTCCTTCGCCAAGCAGATCGCCGCCGGCGGGCCCGTGACCGTGACCGACCCGGACGTCACCCGCTACTTCATGACGATCGAGGAGGCGTGCCAGCTCGTGGTCCAGGCCGGGGCCATCGGACGCGACGGCGAGGCCCTCGTGCTCGACATGGGTGCACCCATCCGCATCGTCGATGTCGCGCGCCAGCTGATCAGGCAGTCGGGGCAGCAGGTCGACATCGAGTTCACCGGCCTGCGGCCGGGCGAGAAGCTGCACGAGGAGCTCTTCGCCGACGACGAGCCCCAGGACGTCCGACCCTCCCACCCGCTCGTCTCCCACGTGCCGGTGCCGCGCCTCGAGGTCGACACGGCGCTCGCGCTGCCACGGGCCGGCGAGCCGTTGGACATCACGCGGGCCCTGGCAGGGCTGTGCCTGCAGGGTGACATCGTCCCCGAGGTCGTCGGGTAG
- a CDS encoding polysaccharide deacetylase family protein yields MTPIKSRIRSVLRSAALDVLGSSARIGSGVHLTAGHFMGPTHEHPAERFDRLLTSLGRVASLVRIEDALDAIQAGARPRKPMIAFTFDDGYRDWVTHIAPVLESHRVNALFFVNPGLVGLPRDRGGVFETSIGGGIANKTPLSPKRYSN; encoded by the coding sequence ATGACACCTATTAAATCGCGCATTCGTTCGGTGCTAAGAAGTGCCGCGCTGGATGTACTGGGATCATCGGCACGCATCGGGTCGGGCGTACACCTTACCGCTGGTCATTTCATGGGACCCACCCATGAGCACCCGGCCGAACGATTTGATCGTCTTCTTACTTCGCTTGGACGCGTCGCCAGTCTGGTCAGAATCGAGGACGCCCTAGACGCAATTCAGGCTGGGGCCCGCCCGCGAAAGCCAATGATCGCCTTTACATTCGACGACGGATATCGAGATTGGGTTACTCATATCGCACCCGTCCTCGAATCACATCGAGTAAACGCTTTATTTTTCGTTAATCCTGGGCTTGTTGGACTTCCCCGCGACCGAGGTGGAGTCTTTGAGACATCGATCGGTGGCGGGATCGCGAATAAAACTCCCCTGTCCCCCAAGAGGTACAGCAATTAG
- a CDS encoding sulfate adenylyltransferase subunit 1, with protein sequence MGTPQTSSDHGQMDLLRFATAGSVDDGKSTLIGRLLLDSKSIFEDQLEAVEASSVSKGYDYTDLALLTDGLRSEREQGITIDVAYRYFATPSRKFIIADTPGHIQYTRNMVTGASTADLGLVLVDARQGLTEQSRRHAVLLSLLRVPHLVLAVNKMDLVDWSEEVYEKIHKEFTTFATKLNIPDLEVIPISALQGDNVVTRSENTPWYSGPTLMHHLEHVHVASDRDLVDVRFPVQFVVRPKSDEFHDYRGYAGMVAGGVLKPGDEVVVLPSGMTSTIQGIDLFDQEIAEAFPPMSVTVRLEDDVDVSRGDMIARVNNAPKPSQDIDAMICWMTNEPLRPRQKLAIKHTTRTARAMVKDIQYRLDVNSLHRDQDTKELGLNEIGRVQLRTTVPLLCDPYSKNRTTGSFILIDEATGVTVGAGMINNAT encoded by the coding sequence ATGGGCACCCCCCAGACCTCCTCTGACCACGGTCAGATGGATCTCCTCCGCTTCGCCACCGCCGGTTCGGTCGACGACGGCAAGTCCACCCTCATCGGTCGTCTGCTGCTCGACTCCAAGTCGATCTTCGAAGACCAGCTCGAGGCGGTCGAGGCGTCGTCGGTCTCGAAGGGCTATGACTACACCGACCTCGCGCTGCTGACCGATGGTTTGCGCTCCGAGCGCGAGCAGGGCATCACGATCGACGTGGCCTATCGCTACTTTGCGACGCCCAGCCGCAAGTTCATCATCGCCGACACCCCCGGGCACATCCAATACACCCGCAACATGGTGACAGGCGCCTCGACCGCCGACCTCGGCCTCGTGCTGGTCGACGCTCGCCAGGGCCTGACCGAGCAGTCCCGGCGCCACGCGGTGCTGCTGTCGCTGCTGCGGGTGCCGCACCTCGTGCTCGCGGTCAACAAGATGGACCTCGTCGACTGGTCGGAGGAGGTCTACGAGAAGATCCACAAGGAGTTCACGACCTTCGCGACCAAGCTCAACATCCCCGACCTCGAGGTCATACCGATCTCGGCGCTCCAGGGCGACAACGTCGTGACGCGCAGCGAGAACACCCCGTGGTATTCCGGGCCGACGCTGATGCACCACCTCGAGCACGTGCACGTCGCCTCCGACCGCGACCTCGTCGACGTCCGCTTCCCCGTGCAGTTCGTGGTCCGGCCCAAGTCCGACGAGTTCCACGACTACCGCGGCTATGCCGGCATGGTCGCCGGCGGCGTCCTCAAGCCCGGTGACGAGGTGGTCGTCCTGCCGAGCGGCATGACGTCCACGATCCAGGGCATCGACCTCTTCGACCAGGAGATCGCCGAGGCCTTCCCGCCCATGTCGGTCACGGTGCGCCTCGAGGACGACGTCGACGTCTCCCGCGGCGACATGATCGCCCGGGTCAACAACGCGCCGAAGCCGAGCCAGGACATCGACGCGATGATCTGCTGGATGACCAACGAGCCGCTGCGTCCTCGCCAGAAGCTCGCGATTAAGCACACGACGCGGACAGCGCGGGCGATGGTCAAGGACATCCAATACCGCCTCGACGTCAACAGCCTGCATCGCGACCAGGACACCAAGGAGCTCGGGCTCAACGAGATCGGCCGCGTCCAGCTGCGCACCACCGTGCCGCTGCTGTGCGACCCCTACTCGAAGAACCGGACGACGGGGTCGTTCATCTTGATCGATGAAGCGACGGGCGTTACGGTCGGCGCCGGAATGATCAACAACGCCACGTAA
- a CDS encoding CpsD/CapB family tyrosine-protein kinase, with amino-acid sequence MLRTNMQYVEIDEDQKVIVMTSALPGEGKSTTAINLALSMALADRSVALVEADLRRPRLAPKLDLDGAVGTTSVLLGKVSLDDALQPYGDSGLQVLLCGPVPPNPSELLQSHAMETLLSDLRARFDLVILDAPPLLPVTDAALLANQADGAVVVVRHKKTTKDQLTHALERLEAVGSKALGIVVNRSPASSSSGGYGYGYGYGYGDALERSGQTGGKRAARETKEEARVRARAEKERRGDVTPTSRRG; translated from the coding sequence GTGCTGCGCACCAACATGCAATATGTCGAGATCGACGAGGACCAGAAGGTCATCGTGATGACGAGCGCCCTCCCCGGTGAGGGCAAGTCGACGACCGCGATCAACCTCGCGTTGTCCATGGCCCTCGCCGATCGCAGCGTCGCGCTGGTCGAGGCCGACCTGCGCCGTCCGCGCCTCGCCCCCAAGCTCGACCTGGACGGTGCGGTGGGCACCACCAGCGTCCTGCTCGGCAAGGTGTCGCTGGACGACGCGCTCCAGCCGTATGGCGACAGTGGGCTCCAGGTCCTGCTGTGCGGGCCGGTCCCACCCAACCCCTCCGAGCTGTTGCAGTCGCACGCGATGGAGACCTTGCTCTCCGACCTGCGGGCGCGCTTCGACCTCGTGATCCTGGACGCCCCACCGCTACTGCCCGTCACCGATGCAGCGCTGCTGGCCAACCAGGCCGACGGGGCTGTCGTCGTCGTCCGCCACAAGAAGACCACGAAGGACCAGCTCACCCACGCGTTGGAGCGGCTCGAGGCCGTCGGGTCGAAGGCGCTCGGCATCGTGGTCAACCGGAGCCCGGCCAGCAGCTCGTCCGGCGGCTACGGCTACGGGTACGGCTACGGCTACGGCGATGCCCTCGAGCGGAGCGGACAGACCGGAGGCAAGCGGGCCGCACGGGAGACCAAGGAAGAGGCCCGGGTCAGGGCCAGGGCCGAGAAGGAGCGCCGGGGCGACGTGACCCCGACGAGCCGCCGGGGCTGA
- a CDS encoding polysaccharide deacetylase family protein yields the protein MIGAHTTHHKRLTGLTPTVLQQEIVECRSKVEKLSQAPCQWFAWPFGRYSDIDEAALSLALETYDLVFSSDGYPKYTGHQGRVLNRRHIEPYWPARHAKFFLRGQRV from the coding sequence ATAATTGGCGCCCACACTACTCACCACAAGCGTCTGACCGGACTGACTCCAACTGTTCTACAGCAGGAAATCGTTGAGTGCCGGAGTAAGGTCGAGAAGTTGTCTCAGGCACCTTGCCAATGGTTCGCTTGGCCTTTCGGCAGGTACTCAGATATTGACGAGGCTGCATTGTCATTAGCACTGGAAACATATGACCTGGTGTTTAGTTCCGACGGCTACCCCAAGTACACTGGACACCAGGGGCGCGTTTTGAACCGACGGCATATCGAACCGTATTGGCCCGCTCGTCACGCGAAGTTTTTCCTGCGCGGCCAAAGGGTATAG
- a CDS encoding O-antigen ligase family protein, translating to MARAPGKTHRIRRRLLSITILLLLTASFTEQVVPSNAALTLLRFACPVGLVLVTWALPQHRRLIEAPPAARRLVASAYGLTLLALASTSWSVAPLDTITNAAAFGTLTLLLHLSICRAWRVPKDIADDVTAIAWVLGVTAVLGLIAPTFGVTNLSPYHGRYVGLFANPNALGANSALTVLLAFGSAASQPVRWKSATMLALAAVSAYSLLLSASRTAVVACLLAIIFVMVRRGAGVVVSTSLFLVPFAVVFASAYQPSTTGLLEPLFARFSDGASFDSFGNRTSTWQLTIDLWQLRPLEGYGFRSGEAVFRDSAGTNALSFEVAHSSYLQLLLELGVLGMAVAAALFFAAARGALVAPRTGVGAWLGGAVLLGLATGLTESVLFGTGQVVSWLFWICCAAACTSPIEDNPDFTSLATPSRVAG from the coding sequence GTGGCAAGAGCACCTGGAAAAACGCATCGCATCCGACGACGGCTGTTGTCGATCACGATTTTGCTGTTACTCACCGCATCCTTTACTGAACAAGTCGTCCCCAGCAACGCGGCACTGACACTCTTGCGGTTTGCCTGCCCGGTCGGGCTGGTGCTGGTCACGTGGGCGCTGCCCCAGCACCGGCGGCTGATCGAGGCACCACCCGCGGCCAGAAGGCTCGTAGCAAGCGCGTATGGACTCACTCTTCTCGCGCTGGCTTCGACGTCATGGTCCGTCGCCCCCCTTGACACCATCACCAATGCCGCCGCCTTCGGCACACTAACGCTGCTACTGCACTTGAGCATTTGCCGAGCATGGCGAGTCCCCAAGGACATCGCTGACGATGTGACCGCGATCGCGTGGGTCCTCGGCGTCACTGCTGTACTTGGTCTCATCGCTCCGACATTCGGCGTGACAAACTTAAGTCCATACCACGGCCGTTACGTTGGGCTATTCGCGAACCCGAACGCTTTGGGTGCAAACTCTGCCCTCACCGTCCTGCTTGCCTTCGGCAGCGCTGCATCTCAACCGGTCCGATGGAAGTCTGCGACCATGCTTGCTCTCGCGGCGGTTTCCGCGTATTCGCTCCTTCTGTCGGCCTCAAGGACCGCGGTGGTCGCCTGCCTTCTAGCAATAATCTTTGTCATGGTTCGACGTGGCGCTGGGGTAGTCGTCTCTACCTCGTTGTTTCTGGTGCCTTTCGCGGTCGTATTTGCCTCTGCATATCAACCCTCAACAACAGGGCTTCTCGAACCGCTATTTGCGCGGTTCAGCGATGGGGCTTCCTTCGACTCATTCGGCAACCGTACCTCAACGTGGCAGTTGACTATTGATCTGTGGCAACTGCGTCCACTCGAAGGGTACGGGTTCAGATCGGGCGAAGCAGTGTTTCGCGATTCGGCCGGAACCAATGCTTTGTCCTTCGAAGTTGCGCATAGCAGCTACCTTCAGTTGCTCCTCGAACTTGGTGTGCTGGGAATGGCGGTGGCCGCTGCGCTGTTCTTTGCGGCCGCTCGAGGCGCATTGGTCGCCCCCCGGACAGGCGTAGGTGCTTGGCTAGGCGGAGCGGTACTCCTGGGGTTGGCCACGGGCTTGACCGAGTCGGTTCTGTTTGGGACGGGCCAAGTAGTCAGCTGGTTGTTTTGGATTTGTTGTGCTGCGGCCTGTACGTCACCCATCGAAGACAACCCAGACTTCACATCGCTCGCTACGCCTAGCCGAGTTGCAGGATGA
- a CDS encoding transposase — protein sequence MGRPSKYPAEFRAEAVRLVLTTDKSMAEVGRDLGISDKTLGAWVRKEREKQTLDALPGALSEHERLELKRLRKEVSDLKVEREILRKAAAYFAKEMTR from the coding sequence ATGGGCCGTCCGTCGAAGTATCCGGCGGAGTTCAGGGCCGAGGCTGTCCGCCTGGTCCTCACCACTGACAAGTCGATGGCCGAGGTTGGCCGCGACCTGGGGATCAGCGACAAGACCCTCGGGGCATGGGTCCGCAAGGAGCGTGAGAAGCAAACGCTCGACGCCCTGCCCGGCGCGTTGAGCGAACACGAGCGACTGGAGCTGAAGCGGCTGCGCAAGGAGGTCTCCGACCTCAAGGTCGAACGCGAGATCCTCCGCAAGGCAGCCGCCTATTTCGCCAAGGAGATGACCCGGTGA
- the cysD gene encoding sulfate adenylyltransferase subunit CysD, with protein MTQTHVDYQLSQLDQLEAESIHIFREVAAEFEKPVLMFSGGKDSIVMLRLAEKAFYPAKLPFPLLQVDTGLDFDEVLSTRDNWVQRLGARIHIASVEDAIAKGIVIDDGKTSRNRQQIGALLNAIEENGFTAAFGGGRRDEEKARAKERVYSHRDEFGQWDPKMQRPELWSLYNGRIHSGEHMRIFPLSNWTELDIWHYIDREQIEIPAIYFAHEREVILRDGMWLSVSDAVQPKGDEKVETKMVRFRTVGDKSQTGCVESTASTTAEIIDEIAIARVTERGATRGDDRFSEAAMEDRKKEGYF; from the coding sequence ATGACCCAGACGCACGTCGACTATCAGCTGAGTCAGCTCGACCAGCTCGAGGCCGAGTCGATCCACATCTTCCGTGAGGTCGCGGCCGAGTTCGAGAAGCCGGTCCTGATGTTCTCGGGCGGCAAGGACTCGATCGTCATGCTGCGGCTGGCGGAGAAGGCCTTCTATCCGGCCAAACTCCCCTTCCCGCTGCTCCAGGTCGACACCGGCCTCGACTTCGACGAGGTCCTCTCCACCCGCGACAACTGGGTCCAGCGCCTCGGCGCCCGCATCCACATCGCGAGTGTCGAGGACGCGATCGCCAAGGGCATCGTGATCGACGACGGCAAGACTAGCCGCAACCGCCAGCAGATCGGCGCCCTGCTCAACGCGATCGAGGAGAACGGCTTCACGGCCGCCTTCGGTGGCGGGCGCCGCGACGAGGAGAAGGCCCGCGCCAAGGAGCGCGTCTATTCCCACCGCGACGAGTTCGGCCAGTGGGACCCCAAGATGCAGCGTCCCGAGCTGTGGAGCCTCTACAACGGCCGCATCCACTCCGGTGAGCACATGCGGATCTTCCCGCTGTCCAACTGGACCGAGCTCGACATCTGGCACTACATCGACCGCGAGCAGATCGAGATCCCGGCGATCTACTTCGCCCACGAGCGCGAGGTCATCCTCCGCGACGGCATGTGGCTCTCGGTCTCCGACGCGGTGCAGCCCAAGGGCGACGAGAAGGTCGAGACCAAGATGGTCCGCTTCCGCACGGTCGGCGACAAGTCGCAGACCGGCTGCGTGGAGTCGACCGCCTCGACCACCGCCGAGATCATCGACGAGATCGCGATCGCCCGGGTCACCGAGCGCGGGGCGACCCGCGGTGACGACCGGTTCTCCGAAGCGGCCATGGAAGACCGCAAGAAGGAAGGCTACTTCTGA